The stretch of DNA CAGAGCCATTTTTTTAATGAACCGGATTGACAAAATGACCTATCAGGAAATTGCTGACAACCTGCAATTAAGTGTCAAAGCAATCAAAAAACACATCAGCAATGCACTTAAACATTTACGATCAAAAGTAGATAAACAGCTTTAAGGTGTTTATCTTTAAGCATCACAAAACATGAAACTTAGTTGGAAAAACATATTGTCTTTAGCCTACTTCTTATTTTATTATGCATCTCCGGCTTTGCACAGGAACAAGTCATTTCCATACACGCTGAGAACAAAAGTCTGAATACCGTTTTGGAAGAAATTTCGGCAACATACCACACGCCATTTGCTTTTGATGCCGACTATTTTTCGACCATCAACGTTACAATTCATCAGAATAAAATTTCAGTCACTGATTTTTTAGCCTTATTGAGCGACCGATATCACTTGCTTTTCGAGAAAATTGAGAACACTTACGTGCTCTACGAGCCCCCTCCTCTGCCGCAGAAAAAGCCTGAATTCATCACGCTAAAAGGTCAGGTTATTGATCAAACAACCGGCGAACCATTGCTATTTTGTACTGTCGCTTACGACGAAAACCTCGGAACAATCACCAATGAGTTGAGAATTTTCAACGAAAAGATTGCAAAAACGGATGAGGTAGCTATCCAGATTAGCCATTTGGGCTACCAACGATTAGACTCCACAATTAATATAGTTCCTGATAAATTCCATCAGATTACCTTGGAGCCTTTTGCCATCCATATTGAAACGATTGAAGTCCATCAACAAGAAAAGAATGTGATTGAAATGGGCAAGCAAAACGGAAGAATGGCCTTTAACCCCAAGCAATCGGAAAACTTGCCTCAAATTGACGACAACGATTTGGTAACTTCACTGAGTTTGATTCCCGGTGTTAATTTTCTGAGCAGGCAATCCTCCGGTATTTCCATCCGAGGTGGTTCGCCTTCCGAGAACCTGATTTTGCTTGATGGCATGCCGGTACTGGAAACCAGCCTTTTATTTGGAAACCTCAGTGTACTCAATGCCAAATACATTTCGCAAGCGTTTGTGTCGCGCGCTGTGCTTTTGATGCCTCTTTTAGTGAACGGATTTCCGGC from uncultured Sunxiuqinia sp. encodes:
- a CDS encoding TonB-dependent receptor plug domain-containing protein; translation: MEKHIVFSLLLILLCISGFAQEQVISIHAENKSLNTVLEEISATYHTPFAFDADYFSTINVTIHQNKISVTDFLALLSDRYHLLFEKIENTYVLYEPPPLPQKKPEFITLKGQVIDQTTGEPLLFCTVAYDENLGTITNELRIFNEKIAKTDEVAIQISHLGYQRLDSTINIVPDKFHQITLEPFAIHIETIEVHQQEKNVIEMGKQNGRMAFNPKQSENLPQIDDNDLVTSLSLIPGVNFLSRQSSGISIRGGSPSENLILLDGMPVLETSLLFGNLSVLNAKYISQAFVSRAVLLMPLLVNGFPALLN